A genome region from Oenanthe melanoleuca isolate GR-GAL-2019-014 chromosome 2, OMel1.0, whole genome shotgun sequence includes the following:
- the LOC130249337 gene encoding interferon alpha-inducible protein 27-like protein 2B → MADQNVRNAGFTPSGISAGSLASSLMSQEARASGGGVPSGGPTSTLQELGARGTTHSSGYTSSGISGGSRASSTMSSEATTHGGGVPRGGTTSTVQSISMGGKGGRR, encoded by the exons atgGCTGACCAGAACGTCCGCAACGCTGGGTTCACTCCCTCTGGCATCTCAGCAGGATCTCTTGCTTCATCCCTGATGTCCCAAGAAGCAAGAGCCTCTGGGGGAGGTGTGCCTTCTGGAGGCCCCACTTCTACTCTCCAGGAATTGG GTGCCAGAGGCACAACCCACTCATCAGGTTATACCAGCAGTGGGATCTCTGGTGGATCCAGGGCTTCCAGCACGATGTCCAGTGAGGCCACAACTCATGGAGGTGGAGTTCCCAGAGGTGGCACAACTTCCACTGTCCAGTCCATCT CCATGggtggaaaaggaggaagacgctga